In the Candidatus Zymogenaceae bacterium genome, GAACTCCGTTCATGGGAATGGAAGACGCAGGCGGCACCGTTGCCGCATTTGAAAAGATCGTAAAACGTATTGAAAAGAATCTGGAAGCGGTCGATCCGAAACGATACGGCCTCGGAGGAGATTAAAACCGATGAAAAAAATCGCATGCGCCGCCGATGACGGCGGCGGTTTGAATGCAGAGCTCTCCGCCCACTTCGGTCGCTGTCCGTATTACGTGATGGTGACGGTTGAGAAAGAAAATATCACCGACGTCTCAGTTGTCGAAAATCCTCATTACGAAAACCACCAGCCCGGGGTCATGCCCCGGTTCATCTCGTCATTGGGGGCCGACGTGATTATCGCCGGTGGAATGGGACCCCGGGCTGTGGACTTATTTCACTCTTTGAATATCGATGTGGTCTCCGGCATCATCGGAAGGGTCGAGGATGTCGTACGCGCATTCCTTGACGGCAAAATCGAGGGGGTGGTGCCCTGCGCCCACGATCACAATGAGAGCTGCCAGTAAGCCGGCGGCTTTCACCTGTGATGTGAGATCGAGATACAAAATATGAATCTCACGTACCATACAAACATCAAATAAATACCAGAGGTGACATCATGACTCCAAGAGGGAGCGGCCAAGGAAGAGGCGGAGGACAGGGACCGGGGTCCGGCGGTGGACGAGGACAGGGACAGGGACCGGGGTCCGGCGGCGGTCGGGGCATGGGCGGAGGAAATCAGCCCGGGGCCGGCCCAACCGGTGAGTGTGTCTGTCCGAATTGCGGAAAGAAGCAGACCCACGTTCGAGGAACACCCTGCTACAATTTAACGTGTCCGGACTGCAATGTCCCCTTGATACGGGCATAAACGGTATCCTGCATGTGCGTTTTTTCGCATATCGGGACGATATATAAGGAGACAGACATGAAAATCGCCATAACCGCAGAGAAGGGATCATTGGATGCTGCCCTCGATCCCCGGTTCGGCCGATGCGCCTGGTTCATCATCCTGGATACCGCCTCACCAGAGGCGTTCACCGCCATCGAAAATCGTGCCGCGTCGGCCGGGGGCGGTGCCGGCGTCCAGGCGTCCCAGGCGATTATCGATGAGGGAGTTCAGACGGTGATCTCCGGCAATTTCGGTCCAAAGGCATACGACGCCCTCAACTCCGCCGGGGTATCCATGTGCGTCGTGGAGGCCCAGACAGTTCGGGAGGCCGTTGAAGCATTCAACGCCGGGAAAGGAAAACTGCTCGATTCCCCCACTGCCGCGGCCCATGCGGGCCTTCGGAGAATATAATTTCAGCAATGTAGCCGGACCAAGGAGATATTGAAGTGAAAATAACCGTAGCCAGCGGCAAGGGCGGCACCGGCAAGACCACCGTCGCCG is a window encoding:
- a CDS encoding NifB/NifX family molybdenum-iron cluster-binding protein, producing the protein MKIAITAEKGSLDAALDPRFGRCAWFIILDTASPEAFTAIENRAASAGGGAGVQASQAIIDEGVQTVISGNFGPKAYDALNSAGVSMCVVEAQTVREAVEAFNAGKGKLLDSPTAAAHAGLRRI
- a CDS encoding NifB/NifX family molybdenum-iron cluster-binding protein, with product MKKIACAADDGGGLNAELSAHFGRCPYYVMVTVEKENITDVSVVENPHYENHQPGVMPRFISSLGADVIIAGGMGPRAVDLFHSLNIDVVSGIIGRVEDVVRAFLDGKIEGVVPCAHDHNESCQ